In Chelmon rostratus isolate fCheRos1 chromosome 20, fCheRos1.pri, whole genome shotgun sequence, a single window of DNA contains:
- the tnfsf10 gene encoding tumor necrosis factor ligand superfamily member 10 — MTGSGPKLGVLLLLAVLLQTVVVTITVLHFTTALNSMKETFARSSVSCLTGSDLQSITAVRGDPCWQVTQQLHLLIEKSLSQRYQKQISSAVRDEVSRVLPSLVMVDRASPRPKVAAHVTGSFVPKLDREGGAPASAGRRVQGQKISWWEGQKGLAFLQDVQLVDGELVVPQPGLYYVYAQTYFRHTHSLEEEGEDGEEGEDRGRPLLQYVYKKVSSYPVPILLMKTSRTSCWSRGSQFSLHSAHQGGLFPLSSGDRLFVTVTNASAVDMDEKSSFFGAFLIS; from the exons ATGACGGGCTCCGGTCCGAAGCTGGGggtcctcctgctgctggcgGTTCTGCTGCAGACTGTGGTCGTCACCATCACCGTGCTGCACTTCACCACTGCTCTCAATTCG ATGAAGGAGACGTTTGCCAGGAGCAGCGTTTCCTGCCTGACGGGCTCTGACCTGCAGAGCATCACGGCCGTTCGGGGGGATCCGTGCTGGCAGGTCACTCAGCAGCTTCACCTGCTCATTGAGAAG TCTCTGTCTCAGCGCTACCAGAAGCAGATTTCATCGGCAGTCAGAG ATGAAGTGTCTCGGGTGCTGCCCTCGCTTGTGATGGTGGACAGGGCTTCACCTCGCCCCAAAGTCGCAGCCCACGTCACTGGCAGCTTTGTGCCCAAACTGGAtcgggagggaggag CTCCAGCCTCCGCCGGCCGCCGGGTTCAGGGCCAGAAGATTTCGTGGTGGGAGGGGCAGAAGGGGCTGGCCTTCCTCCAGGACGTCCAGCTGGTGGACGGGGAGCTGGTGGTGCCGCAGCCCGGCCTCTACTACGTCTACGCCCAGACCTACTTCAGACACACCCActccctggaggaggagggcgaggacggcgaggagggggaggacaggGGGAGACCCCTGCTGCAGTACGTCTATAAAAAG GTGAGCTCCTACCCGGTCCCCATCCTGCTGATGAAGACGAGCCGAACCTCTTGCTGGTCTCGGGGCTCCCAGTTTTCTCTGCACTCCGCCCACCAGGGGGGGCTGTTCCCGCTCAGCAGCGGCGACCGCCTGTTTGTCACTGTGACCAACGCCTCTGCCGTGGACATGGACGAGAAAAGCAGCTTCTTTGGGGCGTTTCTCATCAGCTAG